The sequence GCCAGATTCAGCGACAGCCAGTACTGCTGGCCATTATAATCTTTCAGCATCTGCACACCCGTCGTACGACCCAGTACATTCGGGCGGTAGGGCGGAAAAATTGTTTTCCGAAAGCCGTATTTAAGGCTAACTACCTGCTGACCAGCGCCATATTGCTGCCCTACAAATAGAGCCGTACCGGCTATGTTGGCCACCATATCACCTTTCGAAAATCCCCATCCCTCCGCATGACCGTCGTACACTTCGAGTGTTGTCTGGAATAACAAGGCCAATAAGCCCCCCGTCAGAATGCTGGCCTGCTCATTGACGCCACTCCATCGCATCAGTTCATAACCTCCCCGGCTCATGCAATAAGCGGTGGCGGCATGGCCTACTTTGTCCATTTGCAGCCATTCACGGTTATCATTGAAGGAATGAAACGGTACCTTTTTCTTGTACCATTGCTTACGGAGCATCAATAAAGTTATGGTATAGAACGCGGCTGTTCCGATTAAGACCCCAATAAATCGCCCCTCACGAATTCCCTGCGGATCGGATGCGCCCGGTATAGGGGTTGTTGGTGGCATGGGTTGAGCCCGTACAGACTGTCCCAGAATAATGATCACTAGCCCAACCCATAGTGCTCCCCGCATCCAATGTTTCATGTGCCAAAAATACCAAAAAACCGATGGTTCAGTAAAACGGGCTAAAGCAATACGATGGATAACGATACTGTCCGGGCTTATCACCTGCTTTCTATTCGACAAATAAGGAGGCAGCGACTCGGTCGGCAAAAAGTTTACCCGAATCGGTCAGGCACAGGCGATCATCGTCGCGAGTGAGCCAGCCAGACGCATACATGGCCGCAAGGTCAGCGGCCTGAGTCTGCACAAAATCCGTCCCAAGCAACTTACTCAGTTCGGTCAACGAACATCCCCATTTTGTTCGGAGACCAGTTAACAGATACTCATTAACCTGATCGGCAACAGTCAGGATTTCAATCGTAGCTGGTATATTCTCCTGCTGGATAGTTGCCACATACCGCGCATTGTTGGCAATATTGTATTGTCGACTGAAACCATTGTAGGAATGGGCGCTTGGTCCAACTCCCAGGTAGGACTTTCGTTGCCAGTAGGCCGTATTATGCCGGGCGTATTGGCCCGGTTTGGCAAAATTCGAGATTTCGTAATGCTCATAGCCTGCCTCTCTGAGTGCCTTTGTCAGTTCTTCAAACTGTTCGGCAGCCAGATTTTCGTCAACGGCTGGTAGCTTCCCTTTCTGTTTCCGGCGCCCAAAAGCAGTATCAGGTTCAATAGTCAACGCATAAGCCGATAAATGAGGCACATCGAGTTCCAGCATTTTCTGTAAATCCGTTTGCCAAAGCGGTACTGAACGACCCGAATCAGGAATGCCATAAATCAAATCGACGCTCATGTTGTCAAATCCGGCTTCCCGCGCCAGAAATACACAGTTTTCTGCTTCTGTAGCCGTGTGAGCGCGGTTCATCCAACGAAGCGCAGTTTCATCGAAGGTTTGAATGCCAATACTCAGGCGATTGACGTATCGACGCAATACCTGAAGCTTTTCAGCACGCAGGTCATCAGGATTAGCTTCGAGCGTTATTTCGGCTGTAGGCGAAACGAGGAAATGCGAATGAATTGTCTCAATGATTTGCGCCAGTTCCGGTTCAGTCAGTAAAGATGGGGTACCACCTCCGAAGTAGATCGTTTCCAGCGATTTTTCGGTCAGGTAATCTTTCTGAAGGGCAATTTCAGCACAGATAGCGTCGACTACTGAAGATTTCTTACTCAGATTCGTGCTAAAATGAAAGTCGCAATAGTGGCAGGCTTGCTTGCAGAACGGAATATGGAGATAGAGATGCATCTATCGTAATGACAACAAAGCGGGGCAATGGGTTCCTATGAGCAGGTGGAGAAATTGAAGCTGTAGAAATCTGTTTTCTGGAGCAGACTATCGGCGGTCTTCTTAAATTATCTTTTCCAGAACGATAGTCAATCCATGCCTGCCCTGTACCGTCCCGATAATATCGAAACCACAGCGTAGATTCAGGATTAGCATTTCACGCCACTGGTTATAAGTTTGTGTTCTTACCGTGGAATAATTCTGCTCACGACACCAGTCGTGTTGGCGATTCATCAGCTCTTTGGCAATCCCTCTGCCCCGGTAGGAGGGATCAACACAACCCAGCCAGCTATAGTAATGCCCTGGCTTACGCTCATAGCCCAGTTTGCAGCCTACGATCTGCTCATTTTCCAGAGCAAGCAAAATCTGGATGCCCGTTCGAGCTTGTTGGTAGTTGAGTTCAGTCAGTAAATCAGCTTGTGATTGATTGGTAAAGACCGTCGCGAGGAGGTTCAATAAAGAAGCAAGTTCCGGCTGCGAAGGCAGGCCGTTCTTCAATACATAGTGAAGTTCCATAGGACGAAGATGCTCAAAAGCGCTCGTTCGCCAAAGAAAAAAAACCGATCAATCCGGGCACTTCTTGCAGCGCTTGCCCTTTTTGTACTTCTTGCAGCACTTTTTCAGCACGCAGTCATAACTAAGGAAAGGGTTCGACTGGATAATCGGTTTTGAATCGTTCAGAGCAGTAAGCGATTCAGGAGAAAAAAATTCGGCGGTCATTCGTACCAGTTGTTTTCGCAGCAAAGGTACGCTTGTTTAGATTCATTACAAATTAAAATTTAGCAATAATCGTTCGGCTATTTCAGAAACAGGAAATTTGCGATCAATAGCCTCTTCTTTATTGACTAAACCCTTATGAACCTGGCCTCACTTTACCGGTTTCGTTCGATTGGCGTACTGATTTTACGGCTGGCTTTTGGTTTTCAGCTGGTAAAAGTCTCGTATCCATATGCTTTTTCGCCCGACAAAAAAATGCCGGAATTTATGTCGTATCTGACCAGTCTGGGATTTCCTTTGCCTACAATTGGTGCCTATCTATCGGTCTATACGGAGTTAATTGGCGGCATTTTGCTTCTGTTGGGGTTGTGGACTCGCTGGGCGAGTATCCTGCTTATCATTAATTTTAGTGTGGCTGTCGGTATGGCTCATCTGGCTATCAATGACACATATCAAAACACATTTCCATCAGTCAATCTGCTGGCAGTTTGCATTTTTCTACTCGTTAACGGCCCTGGTAAGCCGTCTATTGATGAAGGCATCAACTAATCGCAACAGTTTACTGATAGCCCTGCTGGCTACAATCTCCCTTAGCGTTTGTTTTGGTCAAACGGCATTGCCCGTTGTTCACGACACAACCTTGACGGGATATACCCGCACCACGCTCACGCCCTTGTATTACGGCCTCGGCACTGATCGACTGGGGGGCGCTCGTATGGAAACGCTCGATTCTGGAATTGTACTGAATTTGACGGGGCTGGCCAGCGTTGACTCTACACATCAATTCTGGCGGGTCAGGCTATCGCCTACACTAACGGCCTTCATTCCCAGGGATCAGGTTGCTATCGATACGCTTCACACCTTTCCCAAAGCTGCGCTTACCGGAAACTGGACTGTTTACGGGGATTCTGCAAAATCAGGCTCAGCATCTCGATTCGATTATGTGGCCGTTCGCCTTCCCGCCCGCTTTCCCTACCGAAGCCAGCAGCAACTTAATCCGTCAAGGCTAATCCTAGATGTATTTGGGGTTACCGTTAACACGAACTGGATCACCCAGCTGGCTTCGGCCCAGGAAATCCGTAACGTTTGGTTTGAGCAGATCTCCGACGAAACTGTACGGCTTTTCATCGACGTCAAACACAGCCAATCATGGGGTTACTCCATTTATTATCAACGCAATACCTTGATGATTCGGATTCGGAGACCTCCCCAGAAACACAAACTTCGCGGCTTAACGATTGCAGTCGATGCAGGACACGGCGGCACAAATACAGGTGCTAATGGAAATGTGTCGGGGCGTTTAGAAAAAGACTTTACACTTGATGTTGCCAATCGGTTACGCTCACTGCTCGAACGGGCAGGTGTTCAGGTAGTGATGTCCCGCATGAGCGATACGCTTATCGGGCCAACAGCGCGTATTCTGGCTATGCGGCAAAACTTACCCGACCTTCTGGTCAGCATTCATTTTAATTCATCGGACAATACGCGCGTACAAGGTGTTAGTACATACTACAAACACCTCGGTTTTCGGCCACTGAGTCAGGCAGTCCTGCATGAACTACAGAAAACGGGGGCCGCCGAATTTGGCAACATTGGCCATTTTAATTTTTTCTTCAACACGCCTACCGACTACCCAAACGTGCTGGTCGAAGGACCGTTCCTGAGCAATAGGTCCGATGAAGATCGTATTCTTGATGAACGGTTTCGGCAGCATATGGCCAAAGCCATCCGACGAGGTCTGAAACGGTTCGTTGCCGACAGTAAGTAGTTTATGGCTTTGGTTTACGGTTGTCAGCGGAGAAAGCCGTAAACCAAAAATCACAAACCAGCCATTACAGTATTTCTCCGGTCAGGTATAATTGTACCTGACCGGAAATATCGACACGGGCTTCATTGAGCTTACAGCGCAGATAGCCACCCCGTTTCGATAGCTGAAGAGCCGTTAGATCTGTCTTCCCGAGTTGCTCGGACCAGTAGGGCACGAGGGTTGTGTGTGCCGAACCGGTTACCGGATCTTCATCAATGCCGGACTGAGGGCCAAAAAAACGGGATACAAAGTCAATTCCAGAATTGGCATCGCCAGGGGCTGTTACAATAACACCACGCGCTGGCACTGTGCTCATTTCCCGAAAATCAGGCTCCAGGGCTGCAATCTGCGCCTGCGATTCATAGATCAGCATGTAATCGGTTTTGCCTTTGTAAACTGCCAGCGGTTTTTCGTTCAGACTAGCTAACAGGGCAGGTGGCTGTAAATTAGCCTTATGCACCACATCAATCGGAAAATCGAGCGTTAGCCAGCCATCTTCACTCCGGCATACTTTCAAGGGACCACTTCGGGAGCTGAAATATATATGGTCTGTTTCTGGTTTCTGTTCCAGAAAAAATACGACGTAACCGGTAGCCAATGTTGCATGGCCGCAAAGGTCTACTTCAAGGGTTGGCGTAAACCAGCGGATATGATAGTTGGCTTCCCCTTCAGTTTTAACGTAAAAAGCCGTTTCGGCCAGGTTGTTTTCAGCGGCAATGCGCTGCATCTGTTCATCAGGGAGCCACTCGGTCAGCGGAACAACCGCAGCCGGATTTCCAGAAAAAAGGTGATCGGTAAAAGCATCAAGTTGATAAATACGCATGGGTAATAACGGAAAAGACCATTGACGGCACTCATCTAGTTTCTAGACTCATTTCGCCCGGCCAGGTTACAGGTTTATATGTTTAGGAATGATATTCTTTGTTCTGCAATGTGGTTAGCATATCCATCGAAAACTCAGTCAATGAAGGTATAATCACATCGGCGATGGTAAATTTGGGGTGATCCAGTTCAAATGCAGCAGGCACGGCCACGGTCTGCATACCAGCCGAATGGGCCGATATCAGACCACTCCCTGAGTCTTCAAACGCAATGCAGGCTGCGGGTAGTACACTTAATTTACGAGCGGTTCCCAGATAAACGTCGGGTGCGGGTTTATTGCGGGCCTCCAGTGTAGCCGAATGCCAGAGCGTCAGATAGTTACGAATACGAAGCCGGTTTACCACAACCTCAATCAGGCTCATAGGCGAGGCCGATGCGATAGCCGTCGGGATTCCCAACCGAAAAAATAACTCCAGTGCTTCAATAGCACCCGGCATCGGTTCGGCTAAGTTGGCAATACGCTCGTGAACACCGGCCGTAATGGCATCGCCAAGATCGGCATGACTACGGCCTGCGGCTGCTTCCTCACTCCAGGGTGCTCGTGCAAACCAATAATTCACAACATCTGGAATTGGCAACCCTGTCGTTTGTTTGCACTCATCGTCGGTCAGGTATAGCCCGACTGTTGCGAATACTTCGCGTTCCATGGCCCGCCAGTGGGGTTCAGAGTCCACCAGCAGCCCATCCATATCAAATATTGCTGCGTGTATCAAAATAAGTCATGAGTAGTTAGTGTCGCGCCATCGATACGACGGGCAGTCATTCGGACGAAAAGTAGGTTGACCCCTGAATCACTGCCGCCATTTCTCACACGTCGGCTCTACGAAAAGGTTTCACATCGACTTTGTCCCAGACGCCCTGAACGATGTAAGGATCAGACTTGAGGTAGTCGGCCAGCTGCTCTTCTGTTTCCAGATCGAGGAGTAACATAGAGCCGATCATTTGTCCAACCGGATCAAGAAGTGCACCACCAAGGACAAACTGGCCTTTTGCTTTTAACTCGCGGACATAGTCGAGATGAGCGGGCCTGGTAGCCATACGCCGGTCAAGCGCATCGGCATCGGTGTGATCGTAAGCATGAACAACGTATTGCATCGAAGCAAAGAAGGATTTTATTAGGCAAGATACCATCTTTCGGCAAACTACCGATTAGCATTTTTTGCCTTACCCATAAAAAAATTAGAATTTGATTAGAGAATAACCGTAGCAGTTGTTCAGCATTCGCTGACACACTCGTTTAAAGTTTCTGTAGCCTCTTTTTTAGATAAGCTACGTGATTAGCAGCTTTGTGGCTAATTTGTGCCACACAACCCGAATTATGTGTTTTATGACAAAAACTACGCTTCATCAATGTGGTTCGTACCTCTATCGACCACTACTTCTGGCATTCGTTTCCGCGAATGCCTTTGCTCAGCCTTCACCAAAGGTCGAGAAGCCATCAGACAGGCTTCAACTCACCGTTGACGCCATTATGCAGGATCCCAAGGTCTGGATGGGTACTTCGCCCTCCAATCCATACTGGTCCGACGACTCGAAGACACTTTATTTTGACTGGAATCCTGATAAGAACAAAAGTGATTCGCTGTATAAAGTGACTTTCACGACTGGAAAAACCCTAACGGCATCGCAACCGCAGAAGGTAAGTCCGGCCGATCGTCGCCTTCTGCCGACCGAACCAATCGCGGCTTTCAATCGCGCACGCACGCAGCGTCTCTTCGAACGGCAGGGAGATATTTACTGGATCGATGTCAAGACCGGGCGAATTCGTCAGCTCACCAATACCGTTGAGATGGAAGCCAATCCTGTTTTTTCTGGCGACGAACAGCGGGTTATTTTCCGACGTACACCCAATCTGTTCAGCATCAACCTTCAATCGGGCGAACTGATGCAATTGACCGATTTCCGGACGGGTGCTAAAAAAGCCGAGCCTAAGCTAACCGACGAAGAGAAATTTCTGAAGCAGGATCAGCTTCGCTTATCAACGGTTCTGAAAGAGCGTAAGGCCAAGAAAGACGAAGCAGACCGTATCAGCAAAGCAGACAAGCCCAAACGTCCTAAAGAAATTTACCTGGATGACAAACAATTGTTTAATCCTCAGGTCAGTCCTGATGGGCGCTTTGTAACTTACCGACTCTCTAAAAATGCGACCAATGCCAAAAATGCGCAGGTGCCAACTTATGTAACGGAGTCGGGTTATACCGAAGAACTCCCGGCACGGACTAAAGTGGGTGCTCCATTAGCCAGCCAGGAATTTTTCGTGTATGATAGTGTCAAAGATACCGTCCGGGCGGTAAGCGTCAAGGATATTCCGGGAATCGGTGATAAGCCAGAATACCTAAAAACGGTTTCCAGTGCCAAACCAGATACAGCAAAAAAAACACGTCCGGTTACCATCAATGGCCCAGTATGGTCTGAAGATGGCAAATTGTGTGTGGTTGTCGTTCGGTCGCAGGATAACAAAGATCGGTGGATCATGCGGTTCGAACCCGAAACGCTTAAACTGACATTGCTCGATCGCCAGCACGATGAAGCCTGGATTGG comes from Spirosoma aureum and encodes:
- a CDS encoding DUF2279 domain-containing protein encodes the protein MKHWMRGALWVGLVIIILGQSVRAQPMPPTTPIPGASDPQGIREGRFIGVLIGTAAFYTITLLMLRKQWYKKKVPFHSFNDNREWLQMDKVGHAATAYCMSRGGYELMRWSGVNEQASILTGGLLALLFQTTLEVYDGHAEGWGFSKGDMVANIAGTALFVGQQYGAGQQVVSLKYGFRKTIFPPYRPNVLGRTTGVQMLKDYNGQQYWLSLNLASVLPVGPSFPRWLNLDFGYSGSGMIGGHDNPPVFDKEGKEVKFERYRQFFISPDADLSRIGTFSPSLQRFIGTAQFFKIPAPSLEFNRVNGLRFHPLLVPKE
- the hemW gene encoding radical SAM family heme chaperone HemW yields the protein MHLYLHIPFCKQACHYCDFHFSTNLSKKSSVVDAICAEIALQKDYLTEKSLETIYFGGGTPSLLTEPELAQIIETIHSHFLVSPTAEITLEANPDDLRAEKLQVLRRYVNRLSIGIQTFDETALRWMNRAHTATEAENCVFLAREAGFDNMSVDLIYGIPDSGRSVPLWQTDLQKMLELDVPHLSAYALTIEPDTAFGRRKQKGKLPAVDENLAAEQFEELTKALREAGYEHYEISNFAKPGQYARHNTAYWQRKSYLGVGPSAHSYNGFSRQYNIANNARYVATIQQENIPATIEILTVADQVNEYLLTGLRTKWGCSLTELSKLLGTDFVQTQAADLAAMYASGWLTRDDDRLCLTDSGKLFADRVAASLFVE
- a CDS encoding GNAT family N-acetyltransferase, encoding MELHYVLKNGLPSQPELASLLNLLATVFTNQSQADLLTELNYQQARTGIQILLALENEQIVGCKLGYERKPGHYYSWLGCVDPSYRGRGIAKELMNRQHDWCREQNYSTVRTQTYNQWREMLILNLRCGFDIIGTVQGRHGLTIVLEKII
- a CDS encoding DoxX family protein, giving the protein MNLASLYRFRSIGVLILRLAFGFQLVKVSYPYAFSPDKKMPEFMSYLTSLGFPLPTIGAYLSVYTELIGGILLLLGLWTRWASILLIINFSVAVGMAHLAINDTYQNTFPSVNLLAVCIFLLVNGPGKPSIDEGIN
- a CDS encoding N-acetylmuramoyl-L-alanine amidase family protein translates to MKASTNRNSLLIALLATISLSVCFGQTALPVVHDTTLTGYTRTTLTPLYYGLGTDRLGGARMETLDSGIVLNLTGLASVDSTHQFWRVRLSPTLTAFIPRDQVAIDTLHTFPKAALTGNWTVYGDSAKSGSASRFDYVAVRLPARFPYRSQQQLNPSRLILDVFGVTVNTNWITQLASAQEIRNVWFEQISDETVRLFIDVKHSQSWGYSIYYQRNTLMIRIRRPPQKHKLRGLTIAVDAGHGGTNTGANGNVSGRLEKDFTLDVANRLRSLLERAGVQVVMSRMSDTLIGPTARILAMRQNLPDLLVSIHFNSSDNTRVQGVSTYYKHLGFRPLSQAVLHELQKTGAAEFGNIGHFNFFFNTPTDYPNVLVEGPFLSNRSDEDRILDERFRQHMAKAIRRGLKRFVADSK
- a CDS encoding PhzF family phenazine biosynthesis protein, whose translation is MRIYQLDAFTDHLFSGNPAAVVPLTEWLPDEQMQRIAAENNLAETAFYVKTEGEANYHIRWFTPTLEVDLCGHATLATGYVVFFLEQKPETDHIYFSSRSGPLKVCRSEDGWLTLDFPIDVVHKANLQPPALLASLNEKPLAVYKGKTDYMLIYESQAQIAALEPDFREMSTVPARGVIVTAPGDANSGIDFVSRFFGPQSGIDEDPVTGSAHTTLVPYWSEQLGKTDLTALQLSKRGGYLRCKLNEARVDISGQVQLYLTGEIL
- a CDS encoding HAD-IA family hydrolase; the encoded protein is MDGLLVDSEPHWRAMEREVFATVGLYLTDDECKQTTGLPIPDVVNYWFARAPWSEEAAAGRSHADLGDAITAGVHERIANLAEPMPGAIEALELFFRLGIPTAIASASPMSLIEVVVNRLRIRNYLTLWHSATLEARNKPAPDVYLGTARKLSVLPAACIAFEDSGSGLISAHSAGMQTVAVPAAFELDHPKFTIADVIIPSLTEFSMDMLTTLQNKEYHS
- a CDS encoding YciI family protein gives rise to the protein MQYVVHAYDHTDADALDRRMATRPAHLDYVRELKAKGQFVLGGALLDPVGQMIGSMLLLDLETEEQLADYLKSDPYIVQGVWDKVDVKPFRRADV